A segment of the Pan paniscus chromosome 9, NHGRI_mPanPan1-v2.0_pri, whole genome shotgun sequence genome:
CTGGTAGAGTGGCTGGCTGGCCGGCCAGGCAGGTGGGCAGGCGGGCAGATGGACAGACGGGCCTGGAGGCCAGGCGCCGGGCGTTACTGAACTTGGGATTCAAAGGTGCCATTGAGCTGCCCTTCCTCATAGTCCATCTGACACAAGATCATGTTGTTCTTCAGGAAGAATTTGTCTCCCACACAAAATCTAGAAAATCCAAGCGAGAGAGAGAAGCCATGGGAAGGTCCCAGTGGGTAAGGGGGGGCTGCAGACAGAAGCCGGCCTGGCCTATGAGGTGAGCTAtgtgggaggtggtggggggagTTTGTTGCTTGAACCTTCCAGAGGGAACTGCCAAAAGTCCCCACGGCACACCTGGGCAATTCCCCCAGGCCAGCCCCAACCTTGGCCAGGCCCTGTAGCCTGAGGTGGTAGGACAGACAGACAGTTGGGCCACAGGCTTCCATAGTCAGGTCTCCTGTGGAGGTGAGTGTAGGGTTAGGGGGGTTGGTGGAGAGGTGCAGGAACAGCCTACCCCAGTcccagagagggagaaagggaaagcaCAAACAGAGAAAGACCAAGGGGGGAGACAGATGGAGAAAGGCAgagatggggctgggtgtggtggctcacacctgtaatcccaacactttgggaggctgaggtgggtggatcacgaagtcaggagtttaagaccagcctggccaaggtggtgaaaccccatctctactaaaaatccaaaaaatttagctggtgggcatctgtaatcccatctactcgggaggctgaggcagaggattgcttgaacccaggaggcggaagttgcagtgagccgagatcacgccaccacactccaacctgggcgacagagtaagactccatctcaaaaaaaaaaaaaaaaaaggcagagatggGTAAGGAAGGAGGGATAAAATGGTTGTTTTTTCCATCCGTCTATCCCTCTCCCCAATTTAAGAGGATGGCTCAGTACAGGGCATTCTTCCtctaaacaaaattgataagttACCTAGAGCATCCTTCTAGGAGGTAACCCCGTTCCACTATCTCCTCTCCTACCGAAGGAAAGCCCTTCATTGGTCTCCTAGTCCTCCCCAAGTAAGGGAAGATTCCGGTCCTTTCCCTAAAGATGTCCCCAGGGTGGGTGAGGCCTTTAGTGAGACCCCAAGATCGCTGGCCTAGTTCCAGCAGATCCCAGTTCAACCACCAGGTGGTGCTGTAAGTTCACTGAGCCCTCCTAACAGCAGGTCCGGCCAGAGCCCCCAGCCAGACCAGCGTTCCCTGTAGGTCCCTCTGAACCTCACTTCAGGGAGCACTTGTATGCGTTCCTACCTGACCTGGGGGCTCCTGAGAAGAGCGCCTGCCTTCTGGTGCTAGGCCCCAGCCAGGGCTGAAGGGCTCTGGCTCCTTAGGTCCCCAGGGACTCCCACAGGGCTAGGGCACAGAGTTGGGGCCAAGAGACCAGAAAATAGGCTGGGCTGGAACCAGAATCACAAGGGCTGGGTGAGGAGAGAGTGGCCACTCCCTGAGGGGACTTTGCCCTCCAGATTTGGGAACCCCTTCTCACTggaacatacatgcacacacatgcacatactatACACTGGGTACGGGGGTGGGAGGATACGTTATCCCATGCACATGCACGTTTCAAACACGtatacaggctgggcgcggtggctcacacctgtaatcccagcaatctgggaggctgaggtgggcagataacctgagatcaggagttcaagaccagcctggccaacatggtgaaaccccgtctctactaaaaatacaaaaataaaaataaaaagtagccgggcgtggtggcacacgcctgtagtcccagctacttgggaggttgaggcaggagaatcacttgaacccgggaggcaagggttgccgtgagccaagattgtgagatcacaccactgcaccccagcctgggcaacagagttagactatctcaaaaaataaaataaaacatgtatacacacatgcatactcacCTCATCATGCACACACattgcacatacacatacaccccCAGACATTTAAAAACACATGTACAAATGCATATTAATTCCATCATGCACATGTGCCCATTTGTACATTTAcaaatacacatgcatgcacatgcacactcaACTATGCATACACAGTAAACTCATGCACGCCTTCAttatattcacacagaatgtgcCACACAGATGTGCACACCCAATATTAAAGTGCACACATTTGGCTACCGAGcttacacacacataaaacacatAAAGCACATGCACGCTCATAACCTGCACGcaccaccacatacacacacgcaaCCCGCATTTGCGTGCACGCCTCCGCCGTGCTCCTGGCCCATCCCAGCAGGCCTCAGGCTGGCGTCTGGGGAGTGTGTTGGGTCGGCCAGTCCAGCACTGACCTCTGGTTGCAGAGCTGGCAGGCGAAGCAGTCGAGGTGATACACGTTGTCCCGGGCCCGCATCACCATCTCGAAGGCTGGGATCAGCTTGCTGCAAGCAGCACAGTTCCCTGTGGTGCCAAAGAGCCTGCCGAGGGAAGGGCGCAGAGGACTCAGCAGCATTCTGGGGAGCTGGGTGGGCAGGGGGAAAGGAGTTGCCTCCATCCAGGGTCCTTCCCATACTCCAACTTGTGGGCTCAGCAGGTGGGCTCAGGCAATAGGATAAGAGCACTGAGGGCAGCATCTAGATTCTGCCCAGAGATCAGGCTGCCAATAAATCAGCACATCCCCTTCCAGGCAGGGTGTGTAGGGAGTCAGGAGTTGGCTGTCACTGCCCATCCCAAGGCCCCCTCCCAGGCTCCCACAAAGGTCCTCAAGCCCTGGAGCCACCAAGAGAATCCTAGGCTGGGCCCTGAGCAAGCCTGAATTTCAGGGGCAGACTGAATCTTGGGTTGTGTGCCCTCAGGCAAGTCAGTGAGTCTGTCTGAGCCTCAtttacctcatctgtaaaacaaagccTGAAACACACCCTTTATGGGGTAGTTGTGAAACCTGTTGTAAATTCTCAGTCACAACTCACTAAGCAACCACCTAGGTAGTGTTCACTATGTGTCAGCCACTAATCTAAGAGCTTTACAAAGATAAAcgcttaatcctcacaacaaacctaGGAggtggtactattattattccccattttaaagatttaaaatatgaGTCACAGAGAAACAACTTGGACAGTCACAGGGCCTTGGTCCAGAAGGCGTGCTCTAAACCACTGCATGGCATGCTTTTCCCACCTTTAACATTACAgtgtttattatttgatttttaaaaatagagatggggtctcactatattggccaggctgctctcgaactcctggcctcaactgatcctcctgctttggcctcccaaagtgctgggactacaggtgtgagccactgtgccttgccaaaattaaagtgttttattaaatcttttttccATGACAAACTCACTGTTACTTGCCTaagtccctttttttctttctctgaacctcagtttatccttctgtaaaatagggatggaTGATCCTATTCAAAGATGCTGTAAAACAGAACTGATGCCCAAAGGAAGCACCAAGGACATCTGGCACAAATGCCTCTTTGAGGCAGGCACCCCTCCTCTTAGCTGCTGGCTGTAAAGCTCTAGGGACAGGGAGTTTACTCCCTCCCCATGCAGGCCAGCCCTTGGCTGGATGTCCCAATGGTCTGAGCCATCCCGGCTCCTCCTTGCTTCTTTCCTGCACACAGACAGAGCAAGCCCCAAGTGAGGCAAGGAGGCTGAGAGGAGGGTGGGGGGCCCCTTTAATCCCTGATTTGTCCAGCTCAAGCTCAGGCGCCTGCAGATGAGCTTGGCTCCATTATTCATCAGCTTGAGCTGCCTGGTGGCTCAGATTAAGGCAGACAAAGGCTAGGCCACAGCATCTGCCTGCCAAGAGGGGCTTTTCTTGCCATCGGCCCAGGAACAGTTGCTGCAGAGGGCGCAGGCTCTGGACAGCCATTCTCCAGGCCTGAGCAGCTCAAGGAAGCCACGCTCCCATTCCAGCCCACTGGTCTAGATGGTCCTACAGTCACTCCTTGCCTCTgccagagcaaaaaaaaaaaaaaaaattaccttccaTCCCTAGTAGCTGGCAGGGCCCTGTATGCTTGAGGGTGCTTTTTCCTGATAAGCCCATCCTACACTGTGGGCCTCTCTCTCCAAGTCCTGTGAACCCATCAGATGGTCTGCCACATCGTCCTAACCTGGTAGGGTCAGCCCCCAGGTGATGCCCTAAACCTCCAGACATGGAGGCCCCTTCTAGGTCCTCAAGGGGTGAATCCCCaggaacattcttttcttttctgagacagggtcttgctctggcacccaagctggagtgcagtggcgcaatcacatctcactgcagcctcaaacatctgggctcaagcaatccttccacttcagcctcctgagtagttgggactacaggcatgcagccactacacctggctaatttttgtttttttttagaaacggggtttcaccatgttgcccagggttggtctcgaactcctgagctggagtgatgtgcctgcctcggcctcccaaagtgctggagttacaggcatgagccaccgcgcctagcctgaACATTCTTCCTTAACCCCTGCTTCTGGTCTCAGCCTCTCCCCTCCAGCCCTGGCAAGGAGCACTAAGTCACAGATTCTGTTTTACTGCATCACTTTTAAATGCAGGTGTTAAAAGGGGCAGGCGGGTCAGTCAAAGGATCTTTGGGGAATTGAGGGAGCTTCCACTGATAACCTCCCCCTTGCAACATGCCCAGACCTGGGCAGAGGGAGCCCCATGAAGCCCTTGCCCCGACCTGTTAATTAATGCGATGAGCCCTCCTTCCCCACAAGCCCGGCAACCATCCAGCAGCCTGTGACAGAGCCAAATGCAGGTGCTGGGTCTCAGCCAAGGCCCTGCTTTGTGGCCTCCTTCCAGCCTTGCTGATGTCATAAATGGCCTCAGGGAGGGTTAATTGGGGGAGGTGGCCCCAGGGAATAGGATCCAAATTGTAGGGAGGGTGAGTTAGAGCTCAGAGGAATGCAAGGCAGGGAAGCATCATTCTTTCACCCTTCACGGGGAAgtaaactgaggctgggagaagATTAGGAGCCAAAGGCTCACAGCTAGTTCCAACCCAGGTCTTGAAGCTCCAGCATCAGTGGCCCTGCTCCTAGGATATGGCTGCCTGCCAGTTTCCCTGGGCAAATGGATGCCTGCTCCCAAGGACCATCTAGAAAGGAAAGTTGGACACTGGGAGATGGAAAGAGACTGCATTAGGGAGGAGGGTCCTGGGGAAGTCAAAGCTTCCACACCTGTTCTCAAAGCCCCTCTGAGGTATCCCCTCCCAGATTCCAGATCAGGTGGGTCAGAAGCACCTGGCCAAGGCAGGGGGGCGGAGCCAGACTGGGGCCCTCAGAAAGCTCAACTTAGGGGCCCCAGGTTACAAATGCCTGCCCTGGACTTGTGCTGGGTACCGAGTCCAAGGGCATAACGACCTGGGCCTTCCCCTCAGGTGACTTCTCAGGTATCTGGGGCaagcagggcaggggcaggacaGTCAAGAATGAGAGGACACACAGGGTACTGGGTCTAGGGCCAGGGGCACAGTCACGCTGGGGCTGAGGATGGGGAGCTTTCTGAGCAGGACAAGGGCTTGGGAGGCCAGGGTTTGGCAGCCCACCTCAGGTAGTCGCGTCGGCACAGGATGAGGTTGGCCTTGGTGTAGAGGGTGGAGCCCACCTCGCCCAGGCGGCAGTCACAGCAGGCACACTTGAGGCAGTCTTCGTGCCAGTACTTGTCCAATGCCTTCAGCAGATAGCGGTCCTTGATCTTGCGGTTACAGCCCGCACAGCCCTTCTGCTTCCCTTTGGGCTGGACGGAGAGCATCGGCACGCCTgcagatggacagacagacaggaaCGCAGGATGGGCCCCGTAGCTCTGGGCCTCAAGGAATATCCCCCAAGAATGGGGAGCTCACTGCTTCTCCCTGCTGCCCCCTCTAGGTTTGGGGCTCCCAGGAGCCCTCGCTTTCTCCCCAATAACCCCCTCCCCTGGCTCCGGGTCCTGCCCTTTGGGCTACATGGCACAGCCTGTTTCCCTGGCCCTGTGAAGGTCCCTCCAGAGGCTGCTCTGCTCCAAGGCACACACAGACCCCAGGCCTGGCCTCCCTGAGTTGTTCCTCCCTGCCCCGGCCTCTATCCCCTGTGCGGTCTCATCTGGAGTTAGCCTGAAGCTCGCCTTGCGAAGCCGCCATCACCTTGGCTCTTTCAGCAATAAGCCTAAGAAATGTAGTCTCCTCAGGCCCATGAGGTCCTCTAGAACCCCCAGATCTTTGTGCCAACTCGTCTTTCTCCAGCTGAAGTGCTACAGCCTCTTGGTCTATCCATGTAGAGCTGTGATGGCATCAAGAAGGAAGTGAGACGCCCCTGGGACACTCCCAGGAGGGAGCAGAGGCTCTGGGGCTCCTGGCAGGCAAGCGGAGGCAGctggcagggcctggctggggcTCCCCTTGGGAATGCTTCAGGCGGTGTCACACCTCACCTGCCCTGGCCTGGGGGAGGGCAGGCTCTGAGCCTCTGGATCCTTCCTCATTCTACCAGGATTAGGATCTCTCAGCCATCAGCCCCTCCCAGGGCCCATACCAGCTTCCCAACATACACACAGGCACCAAGTACAAAGGGCCCAACGTGATGTTCACCACAGGGCAGAGCCTCCCGTCGCGGCAGGCGAGCATGTGCgctcacacacacccctcacacacaGGCACGACGTGCAGGTGTGGGCATGAAGTGACAGAGGCACGGGTTCCTAGTCCCTTCTCCTGGAACCACAGGGACCGTTGAGGAGGAGATGGGGACATATGTCATCCAGTAGCCTGGACATCCATGTGGACCCGTGAGGCTGGGAGGGAAGTGCAGAGGACCTCAGAAGCCCTGCTCTGTGACTTTACAGGGCAGGAGCCTGTGGCAGTTGCCTGAGAACCCTTGTGAAGACAGGGAGCGTGTGCATGCTCCGTTCCTGACCGAGGCGCAGCTGGATAGgggcccacccctccccacctccccggCTTTCCAACACTCCCCTGGAGTCTGTCCTTCTACTGGCCCCGTCCTCTCCAAAGGACCCCTGCTCTCTCCAGGGCTCTGGCCTTCCTCCCATCCCCTGGTGTCCCTCCCATTCCCAGCCCTCCTCACTGCCCCCAGCCCAGAGTCTGAATGGTTGGGCTGCTTCCCTTCCTTTTGCTTCTCTCCTCCTTGGGCGTTAGGGGAGAACCAGCCACAAGAGGCCTTGGTCTCAGAATCCACAGATGTAAGGTCAGAAGAGCCCTCAGAGTTCTTCCAGTTAAATGTTCTCATactacagatggggaaattgaggctcagacaGTTACAGGGGCTTGAGTCAGCCACCGTCAAGCTGGCCCCAgggctccttctcctctcctgtgCTCGCTCTCAGCCCAGCTGGCTCCTCAGACTTCTCCTGGACAGGTGAGTCTGGGGAGCTGGCGCCCACCCACAGGCTACAGTGCGCAGGGCCAGtggctccctcctccttctcctccctgcaGTCCCGGCAGGGCCTGTCTGTTAGCTGGTGAGTTTGCTGCCTAATTTCCTTAATGCAGCTCTAAAGGTTAATTGGTCTGAGAGAGGGATGGGGCACAGGATGACTCTGTCCTCGGGCCTGCCTGTGTCTCTTCTAGCAGGGCccagcctggcacagagctctGAAAGAGCCCAAGGAGGGCAGCTGGGGAGCAGATACCCCTGAGAACTGAAGGGGTCTTGTGAGGCTCCTTCCAAGTCCTGGCCTACAGGGAGGTGTGGGGAAATGGGAGAGGAGTTAAAATAGCTGGATGGGGAAATGAGGGGCCTCCCAGAGTGGGACCTGGACCAGGGTAGGGCTCCAAGGGCAGGACCTTGTCCTTAGGCCCTGTGCAGGGAGCATGCAGCCAGCAGAGGTACGCACTCAAACATCGACTGGGAAAATCTTGGGCCACGCCCCCGCTACAGCCCCTATAAGGCTCACGTTCCTTTTGCTCAGCCAGGCTTGCAGCAGGCCTGGCTCCCTTCCCAGTGGTCCTGAGCCCCTCCCAGGGCTCTATATTTGGGCTATTACCAGAACATGGGTGAATGGCTGGAACCTCCGTACTCAGGGGAGACCCTAGCCCACTAAATTATAGCCCAAAATGAAGGGAGACGGTGAGAGGCCCCAGCACGTGAAGCAGCTGGCCCACTCTCTCTTCCATCTACCCTGGctcttggacaggctggtcttccAAGCTCAGACCCCAGCATGTTTGTCCTGGCTCCTGCAGGGTTGTAAACTCAGCACTCGTCGACAATCTCTTCACTGGAGGCATCTGGCACCTAGAGGACCCTGTGGAAGCCATGAGGGGTGAAGCTGCCAGCTGCCGCAGgtccccctccccactgcccgtgcccaggctggcctctgcACAGGCAGGTTACCTTAAGACCTGGACACCCCTCTTCTGGGGTGCTGAA
Coding sequences within it:
- the LMO1 gene encoding rhombotin-1 isoform X4, which codes for MVLDQEDGVPMLSVQPKGKQKGCAGCNRKIKDRYLLKALDKYWHEDCLKCACCDCRLGEVGSTLYTKANLILCRRDYLRLFGTTGNCAACSKLIPAFEMVMRARDNVYHLDCFACQLCNQRFCVGDKFFLKNNMILCQMDYEEGQLNGTFESQVQ
- the LMO1 gene encoding rhombotin-1 isoform X6 — encoded protein: MLSVQPKGKQKGCAGCNRKIKDRYLLKALDKYWHEDCLKCACCDCRLGEVGSTLYTKANLILCRRDYLRLFGTTGNCAACSKLIPAFEMVMRARDNVYHLDCFACQLCNQRFCVGDKFFLKNNMILCQMDYEEGQLNGTFESQVQ
- the LMO1 gene encoding rhombotin-1 isoform X2, producing the protein MSQTGRLLSEPGCLLPPAALPPPPARGVPMLSVQPKGKQKGCAGCNRKIKDRYLLKALDKYWHEDCLKCACCDCRLGEVGSTLYTKANLILCRRDYLRLFGTTGNCAACSKLIPAFEMVMRARDNVYHLDCFACQLCNQRFCVGDKFFLKNNMILCQMDYEEGQLNGTFESQVQ
- the LMO1 gene encoding rhombotin-1 isoform X3, whose translation is MMVLDKEDGVPMLSVQPKGKQKGCAGCNRKIKDRYLLKALDKYWHEDCLKCACCDCRLGEVGSTLYTKANLILCRRDYLRLFGTTGNCAACSKLIPAFEMVMRARDNVYHLDCFACQLCNQRFCVGDKFFLKNNMILCQMDYEEGQLNGTFESQVQ
- the LMO1 gene encoding rhombotin-1 isoform X5 — protein: MQMQPGVPMLSVQPKGKQKGCAGCNRKIKDRYLLKALDKYWHEDCLKCACCDCRLGEVGSTLYTKANLILCRRDYLRLFGTTGNCAACSKLIPAFEMVMRARDNVYHLDCFACQLCNQRFCVGDKFFLKNNMILCQMDYEEGQLNGTFESQVQ
- the LMO1 gene encoding rhombotin-1 isoform X1 — protein: MPSGVARRWPQWLAAGEPRGRAWSNLELGEVDVLGWKTGLGGAHWGVPMLSVQPKGKQKGCAGCNRKIKDRYLLKALDKYWHEDCLKCACCDCRLGEVGSTLYTKANLILCRRDYLRLFGTTGNCAACSKLIPAFEMVMRARDNVYHLDCFACQLCNQRFCVGDKFFLKNNMILCQMDYEEGQLNGTFESQVQ